A genomic window from Pagrus major chromosome 23, Pma_NU_1.0 includes:
- the LOC141019759 gene encoding hsp90 co-chaperone Cdc37: protein MSRIDYSVWDHIEVSDDEDDTHPNIDTPSLFRWRHQARVERMEDFNKRGEEMNKTLRECRRKVAEAQKKVQELSISKSDDAKAELIKAQAEEKKLKKEEREWEKKVDEHNRDEKKMPWNVDTLSKDGFSKSIVNVIPDSSEETEEEKEKKHKTFVEKNEKQIKHFGMLRRWDDSQKYLSDNPHLVCEETANYLVIMCIDLEVEEKHALMEQVAHQTIVMQFILELAKSLKVDPRGCFRQFFAKIKTADQQYQDAFNDELESFKERVRGRAKIRIEKAMKEYEEEERQKRLGPGGLDPVDVYESLPAEMQKCFDDKDIGMLQEVISKMDPTEAKAHMKRCIESGLWVPNSKTDDGDEKEEDGTYEEVKQGEEETKKE from the exons ATGTCCAGGATAGACTACAGCGTGTGGGACCACATTGAGGTGTCAGACGATGAAGATGACACCCACCCAAACATCGACACACCCAGCCTCTTCAGATGGAGACACCAG GCACGTGTGGAGCGGATGGAAGACTTTAACAAAAGAGGTGAAGAAATGAATAAGACACTGCGTGAATGCCGACGTAAGGTTGCAGAGGCACAGAAGAAAGTTCAAGAGCTGTCCATTTCAAAATCGGATGATGCCAAAGCAGAGCTGATCAAAGCCCAGGCTGAGgagaagaaactgaaaaaagaggAGCGGGAGTGGGAGAAGAAGGTGGATGAGCACAACCGAGATGAGAAGAAGATGCCATGGAATGTAGATACGCTCAGCAAGGATGGCTTCAGCAAG AGCATTGTTAATGTCATCCCTGATTCTTCTGAGGAGactgaagaagagaaggagaaaaagcaTAAAACCTTTGTGGAGAAAAATGAGAAGCAAATCAAACATTTCG GCATGTTGCGACGTTGGGATGACAGCCAAAAGTACCTCTCTGACAACCCTCATCTAGTATGTGAAGAGACTGCCAACTACCTGGTCATCATGTGCATTGACCTTGAAGTTGAGGAG aaacacGCTTTGATGGAACAAGTGGCTCATCAGACCATCGTCATGCAGTTCATTCTAGAGTTGGCAAAAAGCCTCAAGGTGGACCCCCGCGGCTGCTTTCGTCAATTTTTTGCCAAGATTAAG ACCGCAGATCAGCAGTACCAGGATGCTTTCAATGACGAGCTGGAATCATTTAAGGAGCGGGTCCGGGGCAGGGCGAAGATCCGCATAGAAAAGGCCATGAAGGAatatgaggaggaggagcgacAAAAGCGTTTGGGACCAGGAGGGCTCGATCCTGTTGACGTGTACGAGTCCCTGCCTGCT GAGATGCAGAAATGCTTTGATGACAAGGACATTGGAATGTTACAAGAAGTTATTAGCAAAATGGATCCAACG GAGGCGAAGGCTCACATGAAAAGGTGCATCGAGTCGGGTCTCTGGGTCCCCAACTCCAAGACGGATGATGGAgatgaaaaagaggaagatggTACCTATGAAGAAGTGAAACAGGGGGAGGAAGAAACTAAGAAGGAATGA
- the tyk2 gene encoding non-receptor tyrosine-protein kinase TYK2 isoform X2, translating into MSRSGWSSRSRQGAFPDQPEPPQGQGIHVYLFWTKEGERYLSYTDGEVTAEELCISAAKTLGISPLCHVLFALYNPLTCCWYSPNHVFSPEENSSLVVYYCMRFYFRNWHGLTEKEPSVSRYAHKSGTAQGGSPLLEVTSLEYLFAQAKYEFVNEVVQMEDIESEEELSRFKNESLGMAVLHLSHQAIRTGKTLQDVTKKVSFIRCIPKSFAKLIYEDNFLTKLRIRRVFAEFVKTFQQHTVAKGRLGSHEIMYKYISTLEHLAPRFGIETFPVSHMEQRRDGVVSSSYSNTTHAQGVSKDSFIAPATHEIMVSGTNGIQWREVSGQKAQDNTYCRNEPLNYMRRTKQQSSQPNENTPCKWTSFCDFPEITHIAITGANVCISTQDNHCMEVQMNSSQEARSFVSLLDGYYRLTADAHHYVCHEVAPPRVLLSEANGLHGPMQDDFVPLMLKKMAAEEGAFLVRWSALDYHRIILAVLSKNENGSALSHKQFRIQYKGSMFCLEGWDKEFSSLKELTDSLKTFVLKSGSESFTIKKCCLPRQSEKSNLLVKRHGVDNGRQTDPLSLNMTLRFHQIKDGEIKKGQHLGRGTRTNIYLGRLRVKGEGNGNEDDKCNNNSDNCREIQVVLKSLDQSHKDIALAFFETASLMSQVSHSHLVFVHGVSVKGSENIMVEEFVEFGPLDVFLHKEKASVTPQWKFIVAKQLASALSYLETSRLVHGNVCAKNILVARRGLEPGTTPFVKLSDPGIALSVLSREERLERIPWIAPECVDRGESIGNTSDQWSFGATLLEICNNGDLPMSGSTLSEKERFYQQMGRLAEPSSQELASFISMCLTYEPAERPSFHTVLRKLTEIMIKNPDISPSETLPVKDPSMFHKRYLKWMKDLGEGHFGKVTLYLYDPANDRTGEPVAVKALKQEGGNVESWMREIDILKSLYHSNIVKYKGCCTELGGQVVQLIMEYLPKGSLKDYLPKRKLSMPQCLMFAQQICEGMEYLHSKRYVHRDLAARNVLVDSDNLVKIGDFGLTKYIPEGEIYYRVREHGDSPVFWYAIECLKESKFSFSSDIWSFGVTLYEILTRCDPRKNPPTKFGEMMEETQGQMTVMVLIKLLERNRRLPCPKDCPHEVKMLMEQCWAADPKQRPTFRSLIEKFEGIRRTFDWHSNINFSLAQIC; encoded by the exons ATGTCTAGAAGTGGCTGGTCGTCACGTTCAAGGCAGGGGGCATTCCCAGACCAGCCCGAGCCTCCTCAGGGTCAGGGCATCCATGTTTACCTCTTCTGGACGAAGGAAGGGGAGAGGTATCTGTCCTACACAGACGGTGAAGTCACAGCTGAGGAGCTGTGCATCTCAGCTGCAAAGACTTTAG GGATAAGTCCTCTGTGCCATGTGTTGTTTGCTCTGTACAACCCGCTGACGTGCTGCTGGTACAGTCCGAACCATGTTTTCAGTCCAGAGGAAAACTCCAGCCTCGTCGTTTACTACTGTATGAG GTTTTACTTTCGGAATTGGCACGGACTTACTGAGAAGGAGCCATCTGTATCCCGTTATGCTCACAAATCGGGGACAGCTCAGGGGGGTTCTCCTCTGCTTGAAGTCACATCCTTGGAGTACTTATTCGCCCAG GCTAAATATGAATTTGTGAATGAAGTAGTGCAGATGGAAGACATCGAGTCGGAGGAGGAGCTTAGTCGCTTCAAAAACGAGAGCTTGGGGATGGCTGTGCTTCACCTCTCACACCAGGCAATACGAACAGGCAAAACCTTACAAGATGTTACCAAAAAAGTCAG cttcATACGCTGCATTCCAAAGTCTTTTGCCAAACTCATTTACGAAGACAACTTCCTGACAAAACTCCGGATCCGACGAGTGTTTGCAGAATTTGTAAAGACCTTCCAGCAGCACACTGTGGCTAAAGGGCGGCTGGGCTCCCACGAGATCATGTATAAGTACATCTCAACTCTCGAACACTTGGCGCCACGTTTTGGCATAGAGACGTTCCCTGTGTCCCACATGGAACAGAGAAGGGACGGGGTTGTGAGTAGCTCTTACTCCAACACCACTCATGCGCAGGGCGTCTCGAAAGACAGCTTCATCGCTCCCGCCACGCATGAAATAATGGTGTCCGGAACCAACGGGATTCAGTGGAGGGAGGTGTCTGGTCAGAAG GCCCAGGACAACACTTACTGCAGGAATGAGCCTCTGAACTACATGAGGAGAACAAAGCAACAGTCCAGCCAACCGAATGAGAACACTCCCTGTAAATGGACCTCCTTCTGTGATTTCCCTGAAATAACTCACATAGCCATTACTGGAGCTAATGTGTGCATTAGCACTCAGGACAATCACTGCATG gagGTTCAGATGAACTCCAGCCAGGAGGCCCGTTCCTTCGTCTCCCTCCTAGATGGGTACTACCGGCTGACTGCAGACGCCCACCACTATGTTTGTCATGAAGTGGCTCCCCCGAGGGTCTTACTGAGTGAAGCAAATGGACTGCATGGACCTATGCA AGATGATTTTGTGCCACTGATGCTGAAAAagatggcagcagaggagggagcTTTCCTCGTACGTTGGAGTGCTCTCGACTATCACCGCATCATCCTAGCTGTCCTGAGCAAAAATGAG AATGGATCGGCGCTAAGCCACAAGCAGTTTCGGATTCAGTACAAGGGTTCGATGTTCTGTCTGGAAGGCTGGGACAAAGAATTCTCCAGTTTGAAGGAGCTCACAGACAGCCTCAAGACCTTCGTACTCAAGTCTGGTTCGGAAAGCTTTACAATCAAAAAGTGCTGTTTGCCAAGGCAATCAG AGAAATCCAACCTTCTGGTGAAGAGGCATGGTGTCGATAATGGTCGTCAGACTGACCCACTGTCCCTGAACATGACCCTTCGCTTCCACCAGATCAAGGACGGAGAAATCAAAAAG GGGCAGCATTTGGGCCGTGGGACCAGAACTAACATCTACTTGGGACGTCTGAGGGTGAAAGGTGAAGGAAACGGCAACGAGGACGACAAGTGCAACAACAACTCTGACAACTGCAGGGAGATCCAAGTGGTTCTCAAGAGTCTAGACCAAAGCCACAAAGATATTGCACTA gcGTTTTTTGAAACTGCCAGTCTCATGAGCCAGGTATCCCACAGCCACCTGGTGTTTGTACACGGCGTGTCAGTCAAAGGATCTGAAA ATATCATGGTAGAAGAATTTGTGGAGTTTGGGCCTTTGGATGTTttccttcacaaagaaaaggCATCAGTGACTCCACAGTGGAAATTCATTGTTGCAAAGCAACTTGCCAGTGCCCTGAGTTACCTT GAGACCAGTCGGCTTGTTCATGGAAACGTCTGTGCCAAGAACATTCTGGTGGCGAGGCGCGGTCTGGAGCCTGGTACCACTCCTTTTGTCAAGCTGAGCGACCCAGGAATCGCCCTGAGTGTGCTTTCACGGGAAG AGCGTCTTGAGCGTATCCCATGGATTGCGCCTGAGTGTGTTGACAGAGGTGAATCCATTGGCAATACTTCTGACCAGTGGAGCTTTGGAGCAACGCTGCTCGAAATCTGCAACAACGGAGATCTTCCCATGAGTGGCAGCACATTGTCTGAG AAAGAGCGCTTCTATCAGCAAATGGGCCGTTTAGCTGAACCATCCTCCCAGGAGCTGGCCAGCTTCATCAGCATGTGTTTGACCTACGAGCCTGCGGAGAGGCCTTCGTTCCACACTGTGCTCAGAAAGCTCACAGAAATCATGATCAAAA aTCCTGATATATCTCCAAGTGAAACTCTCCCTGTCAAAGACCCTAGCATGTTCCATAAACGCTACCTGAAATGGATGAAAGATTTAGGAGAG GGTCACTTCGGAAAGGTGACTCTCTACTTGTATGACCCTGCCAACGATCGCACAGGAGAACCTGTGGCAGTGAAGGCTTTGAAACAAGAGGGTGGTAATGTGGAGAGCTGGATGAGGGAGATTGATATCCTGAAGTCGCTTTATCACAGCAACATTGTCAAGTACAAGGGCTGTTGTACTGAACTGG GAGGACAAGTGGTGCAGCTGATAATGGAGTATCTTCCTAAGGGGAGTCTGAAGGATTACCTTCCAAAACGTAAACTGAGCATGCCCCAGTGCCTGATGTTTGCTCAGCAGATCTGTGAG GGTATGGAGTACCTGCACTCAAAGAGATACGTCCATCGAGACCTCGCTGCCCGCAATGTCTTAGTGGACAGTGACAATTTGGTAAAGATTGGAGACTTTGGCCTGACGAAATACATCCCTGAAGGCGAGATCTACTACCGTGTCCGTGAGCACGGGGACAGCCCGGTGTTCTG GTACGCCATTGAATGCTTGAAGGAGAGTAAattttccttctcctctgacATTTGGTCCTTTGGCGTTACGTTGTATGAGATCCTGACGCGCTGTGACCCGCGCAAAAACCCACCAACA AAGTTCGGTGAAATGATGGAGGAAACCCAGGGACAGATGACTGTGATGGTACTCATTAAACTGCTGGAGAGAAATAGGCGTTTGCCTTGTCCCAAAGACTGCCCGCATGAG GTGAAGATGTTAATGGAGCAGTGTTGGGCTGCAGATCCGAAACAGCGACCAACATTCAGATCCCTCATTGAGAAGTTCGAGGGTATTCGCCGAACATTTGACTGGCACTCTAATATAAACTTTTCTTTGGCTCAGATCTGCTGA
- the tyk2 gene encoding non-receptor tyrosine-protein kinase TYK2 isoform X1 codes for MSRSGWSSRSRQGAFPDQPEPPQGQGIHVYLFWTKEGERYLSYTDGEVTAEELCISAAKTLGISPLCHVLFALYNPLTCCWYSPNHVFSPEENSSLVVYYCMRFYFRNWHGLTEKEPSVSRYAHKSGTAQGGSPLLEVTSLEYLFAQAKYEFVNEVVQMEDIESEEELSRFKNESLGMAVLHLSHQAIRTGKTLQDVTKKVSFIRCIPKSFAKLIYEDNFLTKLRIRRVFAEFVKTFQQHTVAKGRLGSHEIMYKYISTLEHLAPRFGIETFPVSHMEQRRDGVVSSSYSNTTHAQGVSKDSFIAPATHEIMVSGTNGIQWREVSGQKAQDNTYCRNEPLNYMRRTKQQSSQPNENTPCKWTSFCDFPEITHIAITGANVCISTQDNHCMEVQMNSSQEARSFVSLLDGYYRLTADAHHYVCHEVAPPRVLLSEANGLHGPMQDDFVPLMLKKMAAEEGAFLVRWSALDYHRIILAVLSKNENGSALSHKQFRIQYKGSMFCLEGWDKEFSSLKELTDSLKTFVLKSGSESFTIKKCCLPRQSEKSNLLVKRHGVDNGRQTDPLSLNMTLRFHQIKDGEIKKGQHLGRGTRTNIYLGRLRVKGEGNGNEDDKCNNNSDNCREIQVVLKSLDQSHKDIALAFFETASLMSQVSHSHLVFVHGVSVKGSENIMVEEFVEFGPLDVFLHKEKASVTPQWKFIVAKQLASALSYLETSRLVHGNVCAKNILVARRGLEPGTTPFVKLSDPGIALSVLSREERLERIPWIAPECVDRGESIGNTSDQWSFGATLLEICNNGDLPMSGSTLSEKERFYQQMGRLAEPSSQELASFISMCLTYEPAERPSFHTVLRKLTEIMIKSGFCLLSSVSVFPLTSLGAFLIVFFFLQTDPDISPSETLPVKDPSMFHKRYLKWMKDLGEGHFGKVTLYLYDPANDRTGEPVAVKALKQEGGNVESWMREIDILKSLYHSNIVKYKGCCTELGGQVVQLIMEYLPKGSLKDYLPKRKLSMPQCLMFAQQICEGMEYLHSKRYVHRDLAARNVLVDSDNLVKIGDFGLTKYIPEGEIYYRVREHGDSPVFWYAIECLKESKFSFSSDIWSFGVTLYEILTRCDPRKNPPTKFGEMMEETQGQMTVMVLIKLLERNRRLPCPKDCPHEVKMLMEQCWAADPKQRPTFRSLIEKFEGIRRTFDWHSNINFSLAQIC; via the exons ATGTCTAGAAGTGGCTGGTCGTCACGTTCAAGGCAGGGGGCATTCCCAGACCAGCCCGAGCCTCCTCAGGGTCAGGGCATCCATGTTTACCTCTTCTGGACGAAGGAAGGGGAGAGGTATCTGTCCTACACAGACGGTGAAGTCACAGCTGAGGAGCTGTGCATCTCAGCTGCAAAGACTTTAG GGATAAGTCCTCTGTGCCATGTGTTGTTTGCTCTGTACAACCCGCTGACGTGCTGCTGGTACAGTCCGAACCATGTTTTCAGTCCAGAGGAAAACTCCAGCCTCGTCGTTTACTACTGTATGAG GTTTTACTTTCGGAATTGGCACGGACTTACTGAGAAGGAGCCATCTGTATCCCGTTATGCTCACAAATCGGGGACAGCTCAGGGGGGTTCTCCTCTGCTTGAAGTCACATCCTTGGAGTACTTATTCGCCCAG GCTAAATATGAATTTGTGAATGAAGTAGTGCAGATGGAAGACATCGAGTCGGAGGAGGAGCTTAGTCGCTTCAAAAACGAGAGCTTGGGGATGGCTGTGCTTCACCTCTCACACCAGGCAATACGAACAGGCAAAACCTTACAAGATGTTACCAAAAAAGTCAG cttcATACGCTGCATTCCAAAGTCTTTTGCCAAACTCATTTACGAAGACAACTTCCTGACAAAACTCCGGATCCGACGAGTGTTTGCAGAATTTGTAAAGACCTTCCAGCAGCACACTGTGGCTAAAGGGCGGCTGGGCTCCCACGAGATCATGTATAAGTACATCTCAACTCTCGAACACTTGGCGCCACGTTTTGGCATAGAGACGTTCCCTGTGTCCCACATGGAACAGAGAAGGGACGGGGTTGTGAGTAGCTCTTACTCCAACACCACTCATGCGCAGGGCGTCTCGAAAGACAGCTTCATCGCTCCCGCCACGCATGAAATAATGGTGTCCGGAACCAACGGGATTCAGTGGAGGGAGGTGTCTGGTCAGAAG GCCCAGGACAACACTTACTGCAGGAATGAGCCTCTGAACTACATGAGGAGAACAAAGCAACAGTCCAGCCAACCGAATGAGAACACTCCCTGTAAATGGACCTCCTTCTGTGATTTCCCTGAAATAACTCACATAGCCATTACTGGAGCTAATGTGTGCATTAGCACTCAGGACAATCACTGCATG gagGTTCAGATGAACTCCAGCCAGGAGGCCCGTTCCTTCGTCTCCCTCCTAGATGGGTACTACCGGCTGACTGCAGACGCCCACCACTATGTTTGTCATGAAGTGGCTCCCCCGAGGGTCTTACTGAGTGAAGCAAATGGACTGCATGGACCTATGCA AGATGATTTTGTGCCACTGATGCTGAAAAagatggcagcagaggagggagcTTTCCTCGTACGTTGGAGTGCTCTCGACTATCACCGCATCATCCTAGCTGTCCTGAGCAAAAATGAG AATGGATCGGCGCTAAGCCACAAGCAGTTTCGGATTCAGTACAAGGGTTCGATGTTCTGTCTGGAAGGCTGGGACAAAGAATTCTCCAGTTTGAAGGAGCTCACAGACAGCCTCAAGACCTTCGTACTCAAGTCTGGTTCGGAAAGCTTTACAATCAAAAAGTGCTGTTTGCCAAGGCAATCAG AGAAATCCAACCTTCTGGTGAAGAGGCATGGTGTCGATAATGGTCGTCAGACTGACCCACTGTCCCTGAACATGACCCTTCGCTTCCACCAGATCAAGGACGGAGAAATCAAAAAG GGGCAGCATTTGGGCCGTGGGACCAGAACTAACATCTACTTGGGACGTCTGAGGGTGAAAGGTGAAGGAAACGGCAACGAGGACGACAAGTGCAACAACAACTCTGACAACTGCAGGGAGATCCAAGTGGTTCTCAAGAGTCTAGACCAAAGCCACAAAGATATTGCACTA gcGTTTTTTGAAACTGCCAGTCTCATGAGCCAGGTATCCCACAGCCACCTGGTGTTTGTACACGGCGTGTCAGTCAAAGGATCTGAAA ATATCATGGTAGAAGAATTTGTGGAGTTTGGGCCTTTGGATGTTttccttcacaaagaaaaggCATCAGTGACTCCACAGTGGAAATTCATTGTTGCAAAGCAACTTGCCAGTGCCCTGAGTTACCTT GAGACCAGTCGGCTTGTTCATGGAAACGTCTGTGCCAAGAACATTCTGGTGGCGAGGCGCGGTCTGGAGCCTGGTACCACTCCTTTTGTCAAGCTGAGCGACCCAGGAATCGCCCTGAGTGTGCTTTCACGGGAAG AGCGTCTTGAGCGTATCCCATGGATTGCGCCTGAGTGTGTTGACAGAGGTGAATCCATTGGCAATACTTCTGACCAGTGGAGCTTTGGAGCAACGCTGCTCGAAATCTGCAACAACGGAGATCTTCCCATGAGTGGCAGCACATTGTCTGAG AAAGAGCGCTTCTATCAGCAAATGGGCCGTTTAGCTGAACCATCCTCCCAGGAGCTGGCCAGCTTCATCAGCATGTGTTTGACCTACGAGCCTGCGGAGAGGCCTTCGTTCCACACTGTGCTCAGAAAGCTCACAGAAATCATGATCAAAAGTGGGTTTTGCTTGCTCTCCTCAGTTTCTGTATTTCCTTTAACCTCCCTTGGTGCCTttttaatagtgtttttttttctgcaaacagaTCCTGATATATCTCCAAGTGAAACTCTCCCTGTCAAAGACCCTAGCATGTTCCATAAACGCTACCTGAAATGGATGAAAGATTTAGGAGAG GGTCACTTCGGAAAGGTGACTCTCTACTTGTATGACCCTGCCAACGATCGCACAGGAGAACCTGTGGCAGTGAAGGCTTTGAAACAAGAGGGTGGTAATGTGGAGAGCTGGATGAGGGAGATTGATATCCTGAAGTCGCTTTATCACAGCAACATTGTCAAGTACAAGGGCTGTTGTACTGAACTGG GAGGACAAGTGGTGCAGCTGATAATGGAGTATCTTCCTAAGGGGAGTCTGAAGGATTACCTTCCAAAACGTAAACTGAGCATGCCCCAGTGCCTGATGTTTGCTCAGCAGATCTGTGAG GGTATGGAGTACCTGCACTCAAAGAGATACGTCCATCGAGACCTCGCTGCCCGCAATGTCTTAGTGGACAGTGACAATTTGGTAAAGATTGGAGACTTTGGCCTGACGAAATACATCCCTGAAGGCGAGATCTACTACCGTGTCCGTGAGCACGGGGACAGCCCGGTGTTCTG GTACGCCATTGAATGCTTGAAGGAGAGTAAattttccttctcctctgacATTTGGTCCTTTGGCGTTACGTTGTATGAGATCCTGACGCGCTGTGACCCGCGCAAAAACCCACCAACA AAGTTCGGTGAAATGATGGAGGAAACCCAGGGACAGATGACTGTGATGGTACTCATTAAACTGCTGGAGAGAAATAGGCGTTTGCCTTGTCCCAAAGACTGCCCGCATGAG GTGAAGATGTTAATGGAGCAGTGTTGGGCTGCAGATCCGAAACAGCGACCAACATTCAGATCCCTCATTGAGAAGTTCGAGGGTATTCGCCGAACATTTGACTGGCACTCTAATATAAACTTTTCTTTGGCTCAGATCTGCTGA